From one Caldithrix abyssi DSM 13497 genomic stretch:
- a CDS encoding serpin family protein, whose protein sequence is MKRLIFSFSVSLCCLWLAVGCSIDRTPLAQEDSGYKTFPVNSLHKKVINANNAFAFSLFSQVNQVNQKDNVFISPFSVSMALGMALNGANGQTYSAMQNTLGFSEMDEQSINETYAYLYQNLQQLDPRVTFQIANSIWCKKGSDFFPEFLAVNRQYFNAEVRDLNFADPQAVVTINNWIAQATNQKIKKVLDEIPPDAVMYLINALYFNGLWTYQFPEDEVQQRVFHQIDGQSAECSMMFVTCRIPALFEERIQVAQVPFGQGNYVMTFIMPRRMDDFNEYLLNFTQNEWTRIQENLKEDSCTIGLPKLRFGFKALLNEPLKKLGMDIAFDPVHADFSRITDQFPLFINRVIHQTFIEVSEKGAEAAAVTIVEMMTTTIGPPPILSLVFDRPFVFVISERSTGAVLFMGKVMKPLWEEF, encoded by the coding sequence ATGAAACGTTTGATTTTCTCTTTTAGCGTGTCGCTTTGCTGCCTGTGGCTGGCAGTAGGGTGCAGCATCGATCGCACACCGTTAGCGCAAGAAGATTCCGGATACAAAACGTTTCCTGTAAATAGTTTGCATAAAAAAGTAATAAACGCCAACAACGCCTTTGCCTTTTCTCTGTTTTCTCAGGTTAATCAGGTAAATCAGAAAGATAATGTATTCATCTCTCCCTTTAGTGTTTCCATGGCTCTGGGCATGGCCTTAAATGGCGCTAATGGGCAAACCTATTCAGCCATGCAAAATACGCTTGGCTTTTCTGAGATGGATGAACAGTCCATTAATGAGACCTATGCCTATCTTTACCAGAACTTACAACAACTTGATCCCCGCGTCACCTTTCAGATTGCTAACTCCATCTGGTGTAAAAAAGGCAGCGATTTTTTTCCGGAATTTCTGGCCGTTAATCGCCAGTATTTTAACGCTGAAGTACGCGATTTAAATTTTGCAGATCCTCAGGCTGTTGTAACCATTAACAACTGGATCGCCCAGGCCACCAATCAAAAAATTAAAAAAGTATTGGATGAAATTCCTCCAGACGCCGTAATGTATTTGATCAACGCTCTGTACTTTAATGGCTTGTGGACCTACCAGTTTCCGGAAGACGAGGTGCAACAGCGTGTTTTTCATCAGATCGACGGCCAGAGCGCGGAGTGCTCCATGATGTTTGTGACTTGCAGAATCCCAGCATTATTTGAGGAACGAATTCAGGTGGCTCAGGTGCCTTTTGGTCAGGGCAATTACGTTATGACCTTCATCATGCCCAGGCGTATGGATGATTTTAATGAATATTTGCTGAATTTTACGCAAAACGAATGGACGCGAATTCAAGAAAATTTAAAAGAAGATAGCTGCACCATCGGTTTACCCAAACTACGGTTCGGCTTTAAGGCATTACTCAACGAACCGTTAAAAAAGCTGGGCATGGATATCGCTTTTGATCCTGTGCATGCCGATTTCTCCCGTATTACAGACCAATTTCCACTGTTCATCAATCGTGTCATTCATCAGACCTTTATTGAAGTCAGCGAAAAAGGCGCCGAAGCGGCAGCCGTCACCATTGTTGAAATGATGACCACTACTATTGGCCCGCCACCCATTTTAAGCCTGGTATTCGATCGGCCCTTTGTTTTTGTGATCAGTGAAAGATCTACTGGCGCCGTGTTGTTCATGGGGAAGGTAATGAAACCGCTGTGGGAAGAATTTTAG
- a CDS encoding IS1634 family transposase, producing MFIKEVTKKNKGYDKTFVYHQLVESYRTEKGPRQRKLLNLGKLTIPKDQWKTLANRIEEIISGQTSLIEVDEQIEQLAQRYASLLIQNKLKQEKVEKKESPQETETIFTGSVKFRDARSIGGEYISLMMLRKLKFNELLKKLGFKEKDIKLAELLIVGRLVHPSSEWATLRWVKKQSAIDELLELDLSRLSHNKLYRITDQLLEHKDKIENGLVEQERLLFSLQEKIILYDLTNTYFESSRTSELKARGRSKDKRHDMPLVTLGLVLDEDGFPKESRLFSGNVSEPETLSKILDTIGGKVRKLIILDAGIATEENLQLITKRGHDYLVVSRSKPEIEIEENAFKEINHDQRHKVEAYLYRKDKELYLYCRSASRQKKEEAIRQFHQQRFEAELKYAAESLHKKRGTKKYPKVLERIGRIKERHAKVAYFYDITVEHHNGIVTEISWKIKDEQKMDDRFSGTYYLRTSRLDLTDREIWQLYISLTDVEDGFRSLKSELGLRPNFHQKDKRIEGHIFISILAFHVLISLQKQLHDAGVYHRWTTIRELLSVQQRVSVEMKTQKGDLLVIRDTTEPEAIHYLMAQAFKIKPKPLGMKKIRI from the coding sequence ATGTTTATTAAAGAAGTCACAAAAAAGAATAAAGGGTACGATAAAACCTTCGTTTACCATCAATTGGTCGAATCCTATCGTACTGAAAAAGGCCCAAGACAAAGAAAATTGCTCAACCTGGGCAAGCTTACCATTCCTAAAGACCAATGGAAAACACTTGCCAATCGCATCGAAGAGATCATAAGCGGACAAACTTCACTGATCGAAGTGGATGAGCAAATTGAACAATTAGCCCAGCGCTATGCCTCGCTTTTAATTCAAAACAAACTAAAACAAGAAAAGGTAGAAAAAAAAGAAAGCCCACAGGAAACCGAGACCATTTTTACGGGCTCTGTCAAATTCAGAGATGCTCGCAGTATAGGAGGCGAATACATCAGTTTGATGATGTTAAGAAAGCTTAAGTTCAATGAACTTTTAAAAAAGCTGGGCTTTAAGGAGAAGGATATTAAACTGGCCGAACTGTTGATCGTTGGGCGCCTGGTGCACCCCTCAAGCGAATGGGCGACCTTACGCTGGGTCAAAAAGCAAAGCGCCATCGATGAGCTTTTAGAGTTAGACCTTTCAAGACTTTCTCACAATAAACTTTATCGAATTACGGATCAATTATTAGAACATAAGGACAAAATCGAGAATGGTTTAGTAGAGCAAGAGCGTCTGTTATTTTCCTTGCAGGAAAAGATCATCCTGTACGATTTAACCAATACGTATTTTGAGAGTAGCCGTACCAGTGAACTCAAGGCTCGCGGACGTAGTAAAGATAAGCGTCACGATATGCCCCTGGTTACTTTAGGCCTGGTATTGGATGAGGATGGATTCCCCAAGGAGAGTCGTCTTTTCTCTGGCAATGTTTCCGAACCAGAGACTTTGTCTAAAATTCTGGATACGATAGGCGGCAAAGTCAGGAAATTGATTATTTTAGATGCCGGGATTGCCACAGAAGAGAACTTGCAACTGATCACAAAGCGTGGACACGACTATCTGGTTGTCTCACGCAGTAAACCGGAAATCGAGATCGAAGAAAATGCTTTTAAAGAGATTAATCACGATCAACGCCATAAAGTGGAAGCCTATCTTTACCGTAAGGATAAAGAGCTTTATTTATACTGTCGCAGCGCCTCAAGGCAAAAGAAAGAGGAAGCCATTCGACAATTTCATCAGCAGCGCTTTGAGGCGGAGTTGAAATATGCGGCGGAGAGTTTGCACAAGAAACGAGGCACGAAGAAATATCCCAAGGTTTTAGAACGCATTGGCCGCATAAAGGAACGTCATGCAAAGGTGGCCTATTTTTATGATATTACGGTTGAGCATCACAATGGTATCGTGACAGAGATCAGCTGGAAGATAAAAGATGAGCAAAAGATGGATGATCGATTTTCCGGCACGTATTATTTACGGACGAGTCGTCTGGATTTAACGGATCGTGAGATTTGGCAGCTCTACATCAGTTTAACGGATGTGGAGGATGGATTTCGCTCGTTGAAGAGTGAATTAGGCTTAAGGCCTAATTTTCACCAGAAGGATAAACGCATTGAAGGGCATATTTTCATTTCGATTTTAGCCTTTCATGTATTGATAAGTCTTCAAAAACAATTACATGATGCAGGCGTTTATCATCGCTGGACAACCATTCGTGAATTACTTTCCGTACAGCAGCGAGTAAGCGTGGAGATGAAAACTCAGAAAGGAGATTTATTAGTTATAAGAGATACGACCGAACCGGAGGCGATTCATTATTTAATGGCGCAGGCATTTAAGATCAAGCCCAAGCCATTAGGTATGAAAAAGATAAGAATTTAA
- a CDS encoding sensor histidine kinase: MNIINPHSLKARTIVLFAFINVLALVLLARFSYLFVRNLYLQQFQEQMQTSLRVANNAIDRQLLHFLTVNQQSMAQRYFSQTLNRLDSLLSLENAFIFNDRWQVLNALQRADAVAGLLVNKEILRHLKIGQVFITQPFKGDDRQWYLWAFQRLTNEHFIGLRAGAHQLAQINRLSDYFVWFVLVGVVLTLLAGLYIAHSVHAPIRGITLFSQKIGRGDFSAQPPATRLKEIVDLTRALTNMRDALARRDQEKEQLLAQIAHELRNPLGGIELLIGLVKDDLPPQHADQTYLKKALEEVRHLKEQINEFLEYSRPRPAEKTEVNLPQLVDELKARFAIEMQKKEVELVTHFKQSVLRFDRQHLKHILSNLLANSLQAMNGHPGIIMLRCEQNTLEIEDNGPGIAPENRVKIFQPFFTTKNSGVGLGLTICQKLCALNDATLSLVQNASAGAVFRIQLTTEVS, from the coding sequence ATGAACATAATCAATCCTCATTCTCTAAAAGCGCGAACCATCGTTCTTTTTGCCTTCATCAACGTGCTGGCCCTTGTTCTGTTGGCCCGCTTTAGCTACCTGTTTGTGCGTAATTTGTACCTGCAGCAATTTCAAGAGCAAATGCAAACCAGCCTGCGCGTCGCAAACAACGCCATCGATCGGCAATTACTGCATTTTCTCACAGTCAACCAACAATCGATGGCCCAACGCTATTTCAGCCAAACTCTGAATCGTCTCGATTCTCTTTTAAGTCTTGAAAACGCCTTTATTTTTAACGATCGCTGGCAGGTATTAAACGCCCTGCAGCGTGCCGATGCCGTGGCCGGTTTGCTGGTCAATAAAGAAATCCTGCGCCATCTGAAAATCGGGCAGGTTTTCATCACGCAGCCTTTTAAAGGCGACGATCGGCAGTGGTACCTGTGGGCTTTTCAGCGCCTGACCAACGAGCATTTCATCGGCCTGCGGGCCGGCGCTCACCAACTGGCCCAAATCAATCGCTTATCCGATTACTTTGTCTGGTTTGTACTGGTAGGAGTGGTTCTAACGCTATTGGCCGGATTGTACATCGCCCATTCCGTACACGCGCCCATCAGGGGCATTACTCTTTTCAGCCAAAAGATTGGCCGCGGCGATTTTTCTGCCCAACCGCCGGCCACCCGTCTTAAAGAAATCGTCGATCTGACCCGCGCCCTCACCAACATGCGCGATGCCCTGGCCCGCCGCGATCAGGAAAAAGAACAACTGCTGGCCCAGATCGCCCACGAATTGCGCAACCCTCTGGGAGGCATCGAGTTGTTAATCGGTCTGGTCAAAGACGACCTGCCGCCGCAACACGCCGATCAAACCTATTTAAAAAAGGCGCTGGAAGAAGTGCGCCATCTCAAAGAGCAGATCAATGAATTTCTGGAATACAGCCGGCCGCGCCCCGCTGAAAAAACAGAAGTAAACCTGCCGCAACTGGTGGATGAGCTTAAAGCGCGTTTTGCGATCGAAATGCAAAAAAAAGAAGTAGAACTCGTAACGCACTTTAAACAGAGCGTCCTGCGTTTCGACCGCCAGCATTTGAAACACATTTTAAGCAATCTGCTGGCCAACAGTTTGCAGGCCATGAACGGTCATCCCGGCATTATCATGCTGCGCTGCGAACAAAACACCCTGGAAATCGAAGACAACGGCCCGGGCATTGCGCCGGAAAACCGCGTAAAAATTTTTCAACCTTTCTTTACCACCAAAAACAGCGGCGTAGGGCTTGGCCTGACCATCTGTCAAAAACTGTGCGCCCTGAACGACGCCACCCTCAGCCTGGTCCAAAACGCCTCTGCGGGTGCCGTTTTCAGAATTCAATTAACCACGGAAGTAAGCTAA
- a CDS encoding GNAT family N-acetyltransferase, which yields MINPFLIGEKIYLRAPQRGDEAIYALSENHPEARSHLYYALPTNAEEQWVQIQKKMNDPHTVLFTIATIEPDQPIGNTALVRIDWVGRMAIFYIAIAEARNWSKGYGSEATRLMVQYAFETLNLNRVQLHVSVENPRAIKTYEKIGFRIEGTLRQAMFFDNRYHDFYVMGILREEYQALKRK from the coding sequence ATGATCAATCCTTTTTTAATCGGCGAAAAGATATACTTACGCGCTCCGCAAAGAGGCGATGAGGCAATTTACGCGCTCTCTGAGAATCATCCGGAGGCCAGGAGTCACCTCTACTACGCCCTGCCCACTAACGCTGAGGAACAGTGGGTACAAATTCAAAAAAAGATGAACGATCCGCACACCGTTCTTTTTACCATTGCCACTATCGAACCAGATCAGCCCATTGGCAACACGGCTCTGGTGCGCATTGACTGGGTGGGCAGGATGGCCATCTTTTACATAGCCATCGCCGAGGCGCGAAACTGGTCTAAAGGCTACGGCAGCGAGGCCACCAGATTAATGGTTCAATACGCCTTCGAAACGTTAAACCTGAATCGTGTTCAATTACACGTAAGCGTCGAAAATCCAAGGGCGATAAAGACGTACGAAAAGATCGGATTTCGCATTGAAGGCACATTGCGCCAGGCCATGTTCTTCGATAATCGCTATCACGATTTTTACGTAATGGGTATTTTGCGGGAAGAATACCAGGCGTTAAAAAGAAAATAA
- a CDS encoding serpin family protein — translation MQRIFLGLVLLLAFWLVGCSINKAPLIPADDLSGQALAQSEFVNINNDFSFELFREINASKQDTNVFISPFSISMALGMTLNGAHGNTFEQIRQVLGYESHDLQTINQTYKNYFEQLMNSDAQVALELANAIWYDQNFTVLPSFLDANQQYFEAEARQANFSDPATLMAINNWVKEKTHDKIQSILTYIPRDAVLYLLNAIYFKGAWTYAFDPQATRDWSFRMADGQSVNCPMMFLTKKLLHYKGNNFELVQLPYGNGNFNMAVILPDVSLSVDSLLAELNFTQWQSWLEACQADSGTIGLPRFKMEFEMVLNDLLKEMGMPDAFSPTKADFSNMTPESGVYISLVKHKTFVEVNEEGTEAAGVTIVGFERTSSDFFEMIASRPFLFVIYEKDSRAILFIGKMVKPA, via the coding sequence ATGCAACGAATTTTTTTAGGTCTCGTATTGCTTTTAGCGTTCTGGCTGGTCGGCTGCAGCATAAACAAAGCGCCTTTAATTCCGGCGGACGATTTGTCCGGTCAGGCGCTGGCGCAAAGCGAATTTGTTAACATTAACAATGACTTCAGTTTTGAACTGTTCCGGGAAATTAACGCGTCCAAACAGGATACGAACGTCTTTATCTCGCCCTTCAGCATTTCCATGGCTCTGGGCATGACCTTAAACGGCGCCCATGGCAACACCTTTGAACAAATCCGTCAGGTTCTGGGCTATGAGTCCCACGATCTGCAGACCATCAACCAGACTTACAAAAACTATTTTGAGCAGTTAATGAATAGCGATGCGCAGGTTGCGCTGGAACTGGCCAACGCCATCTGGTATGATCAAAATTTTACTGTCCTGCCCTCGTTTCTGGATGCCAATCAACAATACTTTGAGGCCGAAGCGCGCCAGGCAAATTTTTCAGATCCCGCCACGTTAATGGCCATCAACAACTGGGTTAAGGAAAAAACGCACGACAAAATTCAATCCATTCTGACTTACATTCCGCGCGATGCCGTTCTTTACCTGCTTAACGCCATCTATTTTAAAGGCGCCTGGACGTACGCCTTTGATCCGCAGGCCACAAGGGACTGGAGCTTCCGCATGGCAGACGGACAGAGCGTAAACTGCCCGATGATGTTTCTAACCAAAAAATTACTCCATTACAAAGGGAACAACTTTGAGCTGGTTCAACTGCCCTACGGCAACGGAAATTTTAACATGGCCGTTATTTTGCCCGATGTTTCGTTGAGTGTGGATAGCTTGCTGGCAGAACTGAATTTTACGCAGTGGCAGTCGTGGCTGGAGGCCTGCCAGGCGGACAGCGGAACAATCGGCCTGCCGCGCTTTAAGATGGAATTTGAAATGGTTTTGAATGATCTTCTAAAAGAGATGGGCATGCCGGACGCTTTCAGTCCGACAAAGGCCGATTTTTCCAATATGACGCCGGAAAGTGGAGTTTATATTAGCCTGGTTAAACACAAAACGTTTGTTGAGGTAAATGAGGAAGGAACTGAAGCGGCCGGAGTAACCATCGTCGGTTTTGAACGGACGTCTTCAGACTTTTTTGAAATGATCGCCAGCCGGCCGTTCCTTTTTGTCATTTATGAAAAAGACAGCCGCGCCATTTTGTTTATAGGTAAGATGGTAAAGCCTGCTTAA
- a CDS encoding sigma-54-dependent transcriptional regulator — MKQNKLTVVVVEDNDTMRLGLSENLKRAGYLAFDFADGPSALEFLKNHEVDLLVTDLRMKPLDGLQVLQESKKLQPHIEALLISAYGTIEEAVQAMKIGAADFLTKPFSGDEFLLRVRNIAQKILQRQQIEQLRAENTYLNQELSGQFGQMVGQSPAMREIFRLIETVANENSPVLIQGESGTGKELIARAIHQQSKRADRPFVRVNCGALNDNLLESELFGHEKGAFTGAIRQRKGRFELADGGTLFLDEIGDVSPALQIKLLRVLQEKEFERVGGERTLQVDVRVIAATNRHLEQRIASGHFREDLYYRLNVIPIKVPPLRQRKEDIPLLVEYFLQQLNQRRGCVKQLDPAALEILSAYHWPGNIRELQNVMERLHIICPQTTIPAHLAAAQLSNVQINAQDWQHLPLDEALYNFEKNLIIQALKKANGVKQRAAKLLGIGTSALYYKLEKFGLNT; from the coding sequence ATGAAACAGAATAAATTAACTGTCGTGGTGGTGGAAGACAACGATACCATGCGCCTTGGCTTGAGCGAAAATTTAAAACGCGCCGGCTATCTGGCCTTCGATTTTGCAGACGGCCCTTCGGCGCTGGAGTTCCTGAAAAACCATGAAGTCGATCTGCTGGTAACCGATTTGCGCATGAAGCCGCTGGACGGCCTGCAGGTATTGCAGGAAAGCAAGAAACTACAACCGCACATCGAAGCCCTGCTCATTTCCGCCTATGGCACCATCGAAGAAGCCGTACAGGCCATGAAAATTGGCGCGGCCGATTTTTTAACCAAACCCTTTTCCGGCGATGAATTTTTACTGCGCGTGCGCAATATCGCGCAAAAGATTCTTCAACGCCAACAAATCGAACAACTACGAGCTGAAAACACTTACCTTAATCAGGAACTAAGCGGTCAGTTTGGGCAGATGGTCGGCCAGTCGCCAGCCATGCGCGAGATCTTCCGTTTGATCGAAACCGTGGCCAACGAAAACAGTCCCGTGCTCATCCAGGGCGAAAGCGGTACGGGCAAAGAACTGATCGCCCGGGCCATCCATCAGCAAAGCAAACGCGCCGACCGTCCGTTTGTCAGAGTAAACTGCGGCGCTCTGAACGACAACCTGCTGGAAAGCGAGCTATTCGGGCACGAAAAAGGCGCCTTTACCGGAGCCATTCGCCAGCGAAAGGGCCGCTTTGAACTGGCAGATGGCGGCACCCTCTTTCTGGATGAAATTGGAGATGTCTCTCCCGCTCTGCAAATTAAATTACTCCGCGTTTTGCAGGAAAAAGAATTTGAACGCGTCGGCGGCGAAAGAACCTTGCAGGTCGATGTGCGCGTTATCGCCGCCACCAATCGCCATCTGGAACAACGAATCGCCAGCGGCCATTTCCGGGAAGACCTATATTACCGATTAAATGTCATTCCCATCAAAGTGCCGCCCCTGCGTCAACGCAAAGAAGACATTCCTCTGCTGGTGGAATATTTTCTGCAACAGCTCAACCAGCGCCGCGGCTGCGTTAAACAGCTCGACCCGGCCGCACTCGAAATATTGAGCGCTTACCACTGGCCGGGCAACATCCGCGAATTGCAAAACGTGATGGAACGCCTGCACATCATCTGCCCGCAAACAACCATTCCCGCGCACCTGGCTGCCGCTCAACTTTCTAACGTACAGATAAACGCGCAGGACTGGCAACATCTGCCCCTGGACGAAGCTCTGTACAACTTCGAAAAAAACCTGATCATTCAGGCTTTAAAAAAAGCTAATGGCGTCAAGCAGCGCGCGGCCAAATTGCTGGGCATTGGCACCAGCGCCCTGTATTACAAGTTGGAAAAATTCGGACTGAACACATGA
- the speE gene encoding polyamine aminopropyltransferase: MNALGQHILVEFVGCDPNVLNEVTTIEQGMLAAADRANATIINSTFHYFSPYGVSGVVVIQESHLAVHTWPEYRYAAVDLFTCGDEVDPWKAFDYLKDVFKAQNYSALETRRGSLNLLTRIDFEPAELREQFKKYMKEGRIERNVWLTDKDENIALSLRHTGEVLYDERTPYQHVKVLNTYAFGKTLTLDNMIMCTEKDEFHYHEMMSHPLMMAHGNVKNVLVIGGGDGGVVREVLRHDGVEKVTMVEIDGKVVEAARLHLPQIAVAFDDPRLDLRIEDGIKFVADAPAGTYDLIVVDSTDPIGPAEGLFSETFYRNCHRILNDNGAMIVQGEAPRFNEQVFLDIHQTLKNIFGPKNAHIMLFHVPTYPTGVWSGQIGVKGSFNPAEFDEVKASEFCRAHQLKYYSPEIHKASFVLPPYVKEMIGR; the protein is encoded by the coding sequence ATGAATGCTTTAGGTCAACACATACTGGTTGAGTTTGTGGGATGCGATCCAAATGTTTTAAATGAAGTGACTACCATTGAACAGGGCATGCTCGCCGCTGCGGATCGCGCCAATGCTACCATTATCAATTCCACCTTTCACTATTTTTCGCCTTACGGTGTTTCGGGAGTGGTGGTCATCCAGGAAAGTCATCTGGCTGTGCACACCTGGCCCGAGTATCGCTACGCGGCGGTTGATCTGTTCACCTGCGGCGATGAGGTGGACCCCTGGAAGGCTTTTGATTACTTAAAAGATGTATTTAAGGCCCAAAATTATTCCGCCCTGGAAACACGCCGCGGGTCTTTAAATCTTTTAACGCGTATTGATTTCGAGCCCGCGGAACTACGCGAACAATTTAAAAAATACATGAAAGAAGGACGCATCGAACGTAATGTCTGGCTGACCGACAAAGATGAGAACATCGCCCTGTCATTGCGCCATACCGGCGAAGTGCTTTACGATGAGCGTACGCCCTATCAGCATGTTAAAGTATTAAATACCTATGCCTTTGGCAAAACCTTAACGCTTGATAATATGATCATGTGTACCGAAAAAGACGAATTCCATTACCACGAAATGATGAGCCACCCGTTAATGATGGCCCACGGCAATGTGAAAAACGTGCTGGTCATTGGCGGCGGCGACGGCGGCGTTGTGCGCGAGGTGCTGCGCCATGACGGCGTGGAAAAAGTAACCATGGTAGAAATCGACGGGAAAGTGGTGGAAGCCGCCCGCTTGCACTTACCGCAAATCGCCGTGGCTTTTGATGATCCGCGGCTTGATTTACGCATCGAAGATGGCATTAAATTTGTCGCCGATGCTCCGGCAGGAACTTACGACTTAATTGTTGTCGATTCCACGGACCCCATCGGACCGGCCGAGGGGTTGTTTTCTGAAACCTTTTACCGTAACTGCCACCGTATCTTAAATGATAACGGCGCCATGATTGTACAGGGCGAAGCGCCGCGCTTTAACGAGCAGGTGTTTCTGGATATTCACCAGACGCTGAAAAATATTTTTGGCCCGAAAAATGCTCATATCATGTTGTTCCATGTGCCCACCTATCCCACCGGCGTGTGGAGCGGACAAATCGGCGTGAAGGGAAGTTTTAATCCGGCTGAATTTGATGAAGTAAAAGCCAGCGAATTTTGTCGGGCCCACCAATTAAAATACTACAGCCCCGAGATCCACAAAGCGTCGTTCGTTTTGCCGCCCTACGTCAAGGAAATGATCGGCCGTTAG
- a CDS encoding IS1182 family transposase yields the protein MSFITYNRSQMNLFGYSVEDFARDDPKSRFVVELVSRLDLSALYSRYSSQGGDSYAPDMMLALWFYAYSNGITSTRKLEELCKYDTRYIYITGNQHPDHSTLSRFRKAHLDLLDQYFVEILLIAQAEGISSFNQIAIDGTKIKAHSSKRHGYTEDQLDKRIEKLRAEIKQYMQRCNFVEQGATDELDLETLRAEKERLERLEKEILERKAQLKERKKQLKSEHRSRHQINVKEPDARMMPSVDGPGYNAQLGVDMSSHLIVAHEVVSQPNDQGQFIPIQEQVEKNLGSDDKRSYTADSGYHNSTDLKELEEKQIDAVIADPQLSNRSIKETPTSKEELQKEERKLKRSDFVYHEQGDYYECPTGKKLFPVERNSERIVYRSNDCQDCPLINLCISSKKKVKQIHRSVNESYCERMAKKLQTSAAQERLKKRSVTVEPVFGNLKHNLGYRGFSLSGLNPS from the coding sequence ATGAGTTTTATTACTTATAATCGCTCACAAATGAATCTCTTTGGCTATAGTGTGGAAGATTTTGCCAGAGACGATCCAAAGAGTCGATTTGTAGTGGAGTTGGTTTCGCGCCTTGATTTAAGTGCACTTTATTCCCGTTATAGTTCACAAGGCGGTGATTCTTATGCCCCAGACATGATGCTTGCCTTATGGTTTTATGCTTATAGTAACGGCATTACCAGCACCCGTAAGCTGGAGGAATTGTGTAAATATGATACGCGCTACATTTATATCACTGGGAATCAGCATCCGGATCATAGTACATTAAGTCGTTTTCGCAAGGCACATTTGGATTTATTAGACCAATATTTTGTAGAGATACTTTTAATTGCCCAGGCCGAAGGCATAAGTAGTTTCAACCAGATAGCCATAGATGGCACGAAAATCAAAGCGCACAGCAGTAAGCGTCATGGCTACACTGAGGATCAATTAGACAAACGTATAGAGAAGTTAAGAGCAGAGATCAAGCAATACATGCAGCGCTGTAATTTTGTAGAACAGGGGGCCACGGATGAATTAGATTTAGAAACTCTTCGAGCGGAGAAAGAACGGCTTGAGCGCTTAGAGAAAGAGATATTAGAACGTAAAGCCCAATTGAAAGAGCGTAAGAAACAGCTCAAATCAGAACACCGTTCAAGACATCAAATAAATGTAAAAGAGCCGGATGCCCGCATGATGCCTTCGGTGGATGGACCGGGCTATAACGCACAATTAGGCGTAGATATGTCCAGTCATTTAATAGTAGCTCATGAAGTCGTAAGCCAGCCCAACGACCAGGGTCAATTCATACCGATTCAAGAACAAGTAGAGAAGAATCTTGGTTCAGATGATAAGCGATCTTACACGGCCGATTCCGGTTATCACAATAGCACAGACCTAAAAGAATTGGAAGAAAAGCAGATTGATGCCGTAATAGCCGATCCCCAGTTATCCAATCGTTCGATAAAGGAGACACCAACCTCCAAGGAAGAATTGCAAAAAGAAGAAAGAAAACTAAAACGAAGTGATTTTGTGTATCATGAACAGGGAGATTACTATGAATGTCCGACGGGTAAGAAGCTTTTTCCAGTTGAGAGAAATAGCGAACGGATCGTATATCGTTCCAATGATTGTCAGGACTGTCCCTTAATTAATTTATGTATTTCCAGTAAAAAGAAAGTTAAGCAAATCCATCGTTCAGTTAATGAGAGTTATTGCGAACGTATGGCGAAAAAGTTACAAACTTCAGCGGCGCAGGAACGACTAAAGAAGCGTTCGGTGACAGTTGAACCTGTTTTTGGTAACTTGAAGCATAATTTAGGCTATCGTGGATTTTCCTTATCTGGTCTTAACCCATCTTGA
- a CDS encoding PilZ domain-containing protein: MKEQRKLQRRHLIYYLRVFNNDTNEVIGHLINITPEGIMIMSEKPLETNKLYHLRMDLPADVFHKPIIEFEAESRWCRKDVNPEFYDTGFSIKNLAYEDGRLIEKLIDDYGFRY, from the coding sequence ATGAAAGAACAGAGAAAATTACAGCGACGCCACCTTATTTACTATCTCCGGGTATTTAACAACGACACCAACGAAGTAATCGGACATTTAATCAACATTACGCCGGAAGGCATCATGATTATGAGCGAAAAGCCGCTGGAAACGAACAAGCTGTACCATTTGCGCATGGATTTGCCGGCTGATGTTTTTCACAAACCGATCATTGAATTTGAGGCGGAAAGCCGCTGGTGCAGGAAAGATGTCAATCCCGAATTTTACGACACCGGGTTTTCGATTAAAAATCTGGCTTATGAAGACGGGCGTTTGATCGAAAAATTAATCGACGATTATGGATTCCGTTATTAA